The segment acACTTATGTTCTCACACTCCAGCGTGAAATGAAAGTTACAATtgagtttttcttgtttattgtcTACTATTTGGCAGTGCACCGTGCAGCGTATAGTATATGTAGCTGAAGTCAAAGATTCAGAAGTCCACTTaatcaaaaaattatttgtcaTCTCTTGTCATATTAGAACAACTTTCGCTTTGCTGTGATGAATGCTACCTCGCATATGTCCCTTGCAGGTTCTATTGGGTCATTAATATTGGCGCCCTCGTGGCGTATGCAGGTGTGGCGTACCTTCAACAGAACGTGAGCTTCACCTGGGGACTGTTTCTGCCTCTAGTTGTTACACTCCTTCAGatcattctgtttgttttacCTAGAAACATGTACACAAGAACACGGCCCGCGGGTAAGATATGGACTACTTGttagtaatacacaaaataaCAAATCTAAATGTTTAAGGATTAAATCCATAACGTTCATTTTGtgacattaaaatacaagattATTCTGAAACCATTTAATTTCTTTGATTCCaagaactaaacaaaaagtgaaaaattttGACATGCTCTCAACAAGACTATTAAGCCTACAGCCCAATTCTTCCACCTTTAGCTTTATCTGCCTACAGCCCAAGTCTTCCATCATAAGACTTTATCTGCCTACAGCCCAAGTCTTCCATCATAAGGCTTTATCTGCCTACAGCCCAATTCTTCCATCATAAGGCTTTATCTACCTACAGCTCAAAATCTTCCATCATAAAGCTTTATCTGCCTACGCCCCAAGTCTTCCATCATAAGGCTTTATCTGCCTAGGAGGGATGGAGGGGGTGGACTATTGAACATATACAAACTGTATAAGACGCAAGTTTTCATGATAAGTTCAAAAGTCCACACCTCTAGCCATGAACTAATCTATTTCCATAGCAAATACGACTTTGAGGCGACCTGTTTTTAACCTGAAAAATACTTATGTTGATATAGATTTGAATGACGCAGGACATTAGACACGCCAATGGAAAGTTCTCGGCTTTATTACACGGTGACAAGATTGACAAGACTATTTCCTTATCGTGGCTTATAGCCGGAAGCCTTTACCCTGAAACAGATGGCATCGACACAGCATTACGGGAGAGAATTATCTGAACTAAAAACTATGAAAGGCTCACCCTCAATGTTGTTGAGAAATGCCGAAAGTACGGAAATTCTGGTGAGTccattgaacacataatggcaggagGTTCAGCTTTTTCAGAATCTGACTACATGGGTcaccataaccaagttgcaaaacTAATACACCAACACCCGACTTTGACAGACAATTTGATGGCAAAAAAGTATACTCACTATTACAAATTCTCAGAGGTTCTCTAGTCAACCGATCACTTATTATACTGGAATAGGCATTTTTTTGACTAACAAAACGGTgaattttaatcgccctgatcagctgtatattgattaaaaaaaaaagaaaagaagaaaagaactattgatatcgccgtaccactatctcattaGATTAgaaaactgagctggaaaaacaacgaagaTACGGAACCTGGGCTTGGAGATCAAGTGCTGaaggaagttatctaaaataacaatataccctgttgttatatcaacgGAGGGAACAATGATAACCGACGTCACAGATATCGCCAAGGCCCGTAACATTcttaagaagattctcgttgcctctCAGAGGGCGGCACTGCTGCATACCTGCCACATCACAAGAAAATGTCTCAGTGGTCATTGTTGAAGGGACTACAATAAATGTATTTCTGTCTAACGCGGAAATTGTTTTTGGTTGCAACGCCGACACAGTAACATTGTATCTCTTTTATCAATTAAGCAATCTTTTTACTTTTAACTAGATAAGTTACGTagaatttttttatacatatagaaaaacaacaactcacaaACACTAATGTTACTTTGTTCTTGATTGTAGGAAGTGTGTTGGTCGTGGCTCTGAAAATACTTCGTCAAGGGTGTTGTCATGTAAGTTGGTTAAAGAACAAATAGTCAACAATTTCTTGGTTTAGATCTGAATCATTTCCGTAGAGTTGGATTATTTTTTCAGATAGTAGGATAAGTTTATAAAAGAGAAATagtgtttgttttattagccAAAACAACTTATAGGTGTATTCCTACATATTTACATCTGATTGAAATGTGTCTATGATTGTATGAAACTGTGTAAAAAAGAACAAGTGTAACTCTCTCGCTATGACCCCACGTACACAGAGACTTACCTTTATCACAGAAACAAATAGGGGGCCTACAAATAAAAACccttttctgtttgtttgtttttcagcgCCCTCCGCATCCAGATCCTAAGCTACCGGAAGGCTCGGAGCGGAAACTGTTCGCACGAGCCAAGACTAACTTCGGAGGAAGTTTTAATGACGTCACAGTGGAAGGTTTAGCTGACGTCATCAGCGTGCTGCCGTTTTGTCTACTCGTCATAATGTACTACGCCATTTACTCCCAGGTCAGTAATCAATTGAGTTCAAGGGTCAACTTGGGCGTcgttcactttttgtttttgagttTCTCAACCCAAAATAAAACCCAGCTCGCGACTGTAGAAGTTTGTTGATAATTCATGTTATTCTCTCATCCTCCTAATCCCACACCAATCTCCCCTCCCCCGCTATACATCAGCGGGGCAGGTTTTCCATCCTTGCACTCTCAaagatctgttgtttttttgtttttattattatatgtcttATTTTTTGATCTCTTATAAGTAAATCATTATTTGTGTACTAAATACACAGTAGTGGTAGAAGGTTCTTCCAAATTTCGCGTTGAGATCGTTGATCATTAGAGGTTGTTGGTGTCAGGGCGAGGTTGTTGATGTCATGGAGATATTGTTGATGTCGTGGCAGGGCTGGTGATAAAGTAGAGGGACGTTCACCGTTCGAGCTTGTTGATGTCGCGAAGGTATTGTTGATATCGCGAAGGTATTGTTGATGTCGCAAAAGTATTGTTGATGTCGCGAAGGTATTGTTGATGTCGCGAAGGTATTGTTGATGTCGCGAAGGTATTGTTGATGTCGCGAAGGTATTGTTGATGTCGCAAAAGTATTGTTGATGTCGCGAAGGTATTGTTGATGTCGCGAAGGTATTGTTGATGTCGCGAAGGTATTGTTGATGTCGCGAAGGTATTGTTGATGTCGCGAAGGTATTGTTGATGTCGCAAAAGTATTGTTGATGTCGCGAAGGTATTGTTGATGTCGCGAAGGTATTGTTGATGTCGCGAAGGTATTGTTGATGTCGCGAAGGTATTGTTGATGTCGCGAAGGTATTGTTGATGTCGCGAAGGTATTGTTGATGTCGCAAAAGTATTGTTGATGTCGCGAAGGTATTGTTGATGTCGCGAAGGTATTGTTGATGTCGCGAAGGTATTGTTGATGTCGCGAAGGTATTGTTGATGTCGCGAAGGTATTGTTGATGTCGCAAAAGTATTGTTGATGTCGCGAAGGTATTGTTGATGTCGCGAAGGTATTGTTGATGTCGCGAAGGTATTGTTGATGTCGCAAAAGTATTGTTGATGTCGCGAGGCTAATGTTGATGTCGCGAGGGTATTGTTAATGTCGCGAAGGTATTGTTGATGTCGTGGCAGATTGATGATATAACGGAGTTGTTGTTAATCTCGCAAAGTTGTTAATGTTGCGGCGAGGTTGGTTGTAATTAATGACTAGAAAAGACTCGCTCGTGAGACGCTTTGTTCTTTCATTCAGTTGTAGCCTTATCTAGTACTATAGACGTATGTAATACACCTGATGTTCTTTCAGATAAACTAATTTAGTTCATGGACATTGGTGCTACAGCTCTCATTTCTTCTATCCACAGACTACCAGCTCATTCTTTGTTCAGTCGGAAAGATTGGATGTGAGGCTTGGCTCAATCAACGTGCCAGCAGCCATGCTGAACACAATAGGCAACATCAGTATTATAATCCTTATACCTGTGATTGACAGACTCTTTTATCCGTGCATGAAGAAAATTGGTTTACCTTTGACCTACCTGAAACGAATAGGTGAGTTTACTGGATTTGTAGCCCTTGTAGTGcaggtttttatttttcaatttacaAAGAATTTCAAGGCTCTGAGTATGTGTGCATTAACAGtgtcaaagggaaataattagaCCTACTTatcaattgtatttttttataattgaataattagaaaaaataaaacttacaatTTATGATAAGAACAACTGCCTTGATATTAGGATATATTGAGCTCTCATGTTAAGTCCATTCTTGAATAATCAATAGAGAAATAATAACACCTTAGGCAAAATCTTTTCTTTGTGATATACCAATAAATATATCGACAAACGTGAATAATGCACATATGCACACATATACTAAAAAGGACAGACATCCACCATAATGTATTACCGTATTACAAAATTAGGACTCTAGAAAACGATGgtggaaaaaaattaacatttggaAACTGGGACTTAAACACCGACGGGAATATACTGTTCCACACGTATTGATACAAttttctattgttttatttaggaGCTGGCATGGTTCTGTCTGTGGTTGCTGTCGTTGTAGCCGGAGTGGTTGAGATCTATCGGAAGGATGTCATGAATCAGCCAGGCGGATCTCATGTTCAAGTTTTAGCCAATGAAAATTTCACCGCATCCTCGATGTCTGTCTTTGTTCAAGTTCCTCAGTTCGCCATAGTGGGCGCTAGTGAAATCTTCACCAGTGTGACTTGTAAGTGTCGTAGTGTTCGCTTAGATTTTCACTTACCAGATAGTAAGGTAGACTCCAAGTGCTGCACTCGAGCCTGTACGTTACACTCGATTAGataataagaaaatacaaatgGATTGTTCCATATTGTTTGACATATTCACATTTATACAACATAACATGTCACAGTGGATCTCAAATGGGTGTGTGACAATACAACATAACATCttcttttcaaaatgttttggaAGTTCTAACTAAGGGTCAAGAAATTTGGAACAATCCAGAAAGGTTGAAGAGATTCTAGAAGGCTAGCAAGGCTAAATATTGAGGTTATTGGTTTATGATCATTTGCCTTTGGTCATtgtagaaaactttttttttaagtacaataTAAACTGTGCTTTTGATATACCCCAACCccctttttgtttacaaaaacaaaagcaaacaaataaacaaacaaacaaaaaaacacacgaTAACAATGGACCtaattcaccaatcgtaaacaaacaacattttgccacgtggttctctatctcttctatactaatctatacaaattatgcaatcgataaaggctgtcacgtgatacgtaattttctttgttttatcaatattatcacgtggctaaatgttgtttgtttacgattggtgaatgctGTCCATTAGGTGTCGATTTCCTGATAGACGCTTGAATAtaagatttttatattttttattttgtacacgttGGAATAATGTCCTACGTCTCCATCGTGTACTGCAACAGACGTGAACTCTTGTCAACCCTTGACCTCTATTTATAGAACCTCATCTCTGATGGTCTCACTCGTGGCTGTATCAAAATCTCTTCAGCTAATACGAGCCAGCCAACACACACATTTTAAGCTCGATAGAACCGAATGGCACAGTCCACAGCTGCATTCGCAAAATTCAAAATAGTATGTTAAAAAActaaaggcatattcctcgaCACATaagtcagactgatgcgctccctggtcatggccacattcttatatgcttgtgagtcttcgACGCTGCCttcagaactagagaggaggatcctagcaatggaatagagatgctacagaaggatcctaggcatcactttcaaagaccgcatcacaaacgaagagattagagacagggttactgcagagattggaccccatgatgacctgctaactattgtaaaaaaaaaagaaaggcaaactaaaactctaatGCCATATTCgaggctcacaaagaccttccttcagggaacagtatcagaaaaaaaaaagaagcagacCGAGAGatcgatgggaagacaacataaacgAATGTACTGGCCTGCCATTGAAGGAGGTTCTATTCAACGcaaaaggacagagaggaatggagaaggacggtcgCCAAATCTTGCATGGAGCCCCAagggtccaacagactaagggatagttaAAGGTGAAGAAAGAACATATGATGATATCGGATTTTTAATAGcgcttttagtttttaaaatctaaatgtgATAGATGAAcgaccagacagacagcacAAAACTAATGGTGGTTTACCTCCCTTATTTGTGGGAAGGCGGTGAATGGCTAAAATTTATTGTCAGTTGCTCCTTATCCATTAAGTAAATATGAAAGGAATAAATGCCTAATTATATTTCACCactttttagattaaaattatatttaattttgttgttgttttaggtCTTGAGTTCGCCTACACCCAAGCCCCAGCAAGTCTTCAGGGTCTTCTGACTGGTCTGTTTCTTGCAGCTTGGGGTATAGGCAACTTGGTGTCAATGGCAATCTTGCTGGTGGTCGAGCGAGCTACTATACTAGGTACTTCTAGTCCCTTTATTTTATTCCCAATCAACTCAAGTAAGCTGTTAATCTGTAGGGGAACCAATAAACATATCTTGAATGTGGCAAGTTGGAAACATTGTACAATTGTtgcagagagaaaaagagacaggcGGACAGACAGATTCATTGATTCTTGGCCTATCAGATAAAAGAAAGAATTGTTCAAAAATGTGcaacttgatccgagtttgGGTGTCCTTAGTtaagtaaaactttaaaaaaaaaaattttgagtttgaagtgtgtaaagtttattttattctagTTCCTAAATCTAACTGATGTTTTGCTTTGGTTCAGATCCCTGGTACGGAGACGAAATCAATCATGTCAAGATGGAAAATCTGATGTTTTTGTTAGCAGGACTAATGGCTGCCaactttgttattttttgtggGGTGGCGCTGAGATTTAAGTACAAGGAGACGGCGCCAAATTTAAATTCTGCCGAGCACAAAGACAAAATTGAACACCAGACAGAAGGAACTACTCATAAACCATTAGAACTGTGATGTAAATATGAGATGTTTTTATGTCTTGTAAATATATGATGTAAATATATGATGTAAATATATGAtgatcccactttcggtcagagtgttacaaggtcatctgtcgtcatcgagaagtacatagaagtctatttatggagcgctggttgtgagtgtgcatgtgtttcgtgtgtgaattttgtatttcatctatattgttattgtacagtagttacgctgaggttgtcaattgtagtcaaactgaatttctatttgattgaatcaataaaaattatcttatcttatcttgaatAATGctgaaataattgtttaattaaaactaaaaatatttgcGTTGATTAACTCTCGcacatgattaaaaaaaacacaagttttttattcccccccccctaagaaaaaaaaaaacccaggtCGTATCCAGCTCCCACGTGTCTCTATTTCCTAAACAAATGTCGGTAAAATGGCAGGCTCGGATATTTTCGAAATATTAGAAGCTTTTGGAACTATTTCCGATAAACCAAACAGTATCAGTGAGGCTTTATTGAATTTCTATGTTGCCTCCCAAACTGCAGGATGCACATTTTAACGCATTAGTTATAACATATGAATGAAAGGGTGCAGATTTCTAAAATATGTGTATGTGATAGGTTGACCTTTCGATGTCACAAATAAGGAATTGAACATTCAAAGTGAATAGCTTAAATAAGTGCGTTGTAAATGTAGCGAACTGAATCTAAGCATCATGATAACATTCATCTCTCCAGACTGTTCACGTCTTGTGTCATACAGCGCGCTGTTACGTATAATAAGTCTGTGAAGAAGCAGGGTTCTAACATTACATTTAGTTGTCTTGCGAAAGGTCTAAAGTCTCATTATCGATAATAGGTtgtccaggttttttttttacaagagaaAAACAACGCCAAATGGTTCTTTACAATTCTATTACTTTAACAAATCAAAAACAAGGCCATGGATTGACTCTTTTTTGTCCATCTTGATGTGATGTAACCCAAAgtgtttgtttcatttaattatACCGAGCTATCGGAGctaaacatttcaataaaacatacaatttaaaaaaacagacatAGCTTAACAGCACGACCTTTAGTTTGTACACTAAAAGGCTAGCTAGCTATTTAGAGttagtttatagtttatttccattttccccATCACTACCGATCGAATtgttactattatttttttatttaacaattttttttccaaaatatgGCATATTCTTCATATCTTTGACTACAAAAGTATTCGcttacaaagagaaaaaattgtCGATGCTTGTCAAGGTTGATactgtttgcattttttttcgtttttgggagccacttaaaagaaaaatctattattatgTTTCTTGTGCGGGCGgtttctgggttcgaatcttggtgaaaactgtgattttgaatttcgggatatttaggaCGCCCCTTAGTACACCCAAatctgggtacctgacattagtttgcgaaagtaaaggcggttggtcgctgtgctggccacttgacaccctgctcgttaaccgttggccataaaaacagatgaccttagcatCGTCTGCCCCATGGATCTCAAGGTCTTAGGGGGAACTTAATTATGCTACTAAATATTTTAAGGGTTAATTCAGCTTTGTTGAAAAGAACTTCTTTATAAACGAAGTATTTGAGATTCTTCTACTCTCGCTTTAGGTGTTGAACTAAAACAAATACCGTCTGAAATAGTATATAATTTGCATATGCTGTGATACTAAATGCTGCGattcaatttaatttatatagcaCAAACAATATGTGAGGTACATGGTACTGTATGATGACATAACAAATATGACATATATTGTATAGCAAActaatctaaatttttaaaaactataaatgtCTTataattcaagtttttttttgttaaataagaTCCTTTGTTAAGTCCTTGATCTTCTAATTTTGGCaacaattttattaaattatctaGAAACGCGATGGGTGATATAGGggcgataataaaaaaaataaataaattcaaatcaaAAGCATTAAGTTTTAGTAAGTTATCTCTCTTGCAATTTCCTTACCACAGTAGAAAAGTTGATACGTTTTACATCAGAAtgaaaataatacatttaataataaaaactataGAAGGAAAAGTTTCCAGGTAATGTGCTACTGTATAAAAGGTCCCAGGTAATGTGCTATCGTATAAAAGGTCCCAGGTAATGTGCTACTGTATAAAAGGTCCCAGGTAATGTGCTACTGTATAAAAGGTCCCAGGTAATGTGCTACTGTATAAAAGGTCCCAGGTAATGTGCTATTGTATAAAAGGTCCCAGGTAATGTGCTACTGTATAAAAGGTCCCAGGTAATGTGCTACTGTTTGGTTATATTATAGGACATGACTCGCAATCAAAAATCATTCTTCAATGTACAATGGAGGGAGCAAGAAGACGGGGTCGTCCAAATAAAAGCTGGCTGTTTAACAGAAAAGAATGGGTCGGATTCTCTCCTGATATcctactaagaacagctgctgacctggaaaagtggagggattggGTTAATCGAACTGTCACAACGCCGCTACAACGAAAGTCAAGGGGCAGATGATGATCTCAGCTTATACGTATCCACATTGATACAGAGATACGCCGAGATCGAGTTCCAGGATACGAGGAGTTCTTGTGTAACACGAGAACCTCTCTACACCAAACAGGGATCACAAAAACATGTGTACAACTTTCATTTATCACAGTGATGGCCAAACTACGCCTACAGTCTATTCCATTGGACTGGACAAGCTTTTGAAGGGACGCGGTCTGTAACAAGGCATATCGTCAATCTGTATGTCACTTAGACAGAAAGATGTTATGTTATAAAACATAATATTGAATGAAAGTGGAATTATTtctatctgtctatccatctatccatccatccatccacatccCCATCTCCATctccatatctatctatctatctatctatctatctatctatctatctatctatctatctatctatctatctatctatctatctatctatctatctatctatctatctatctatctatctatctatctatctatctatctatctatctatctatctctctatctctcttttatattatataactctAAAAAGTTTGATGCATTGTTTTCTGTAACATTAATTATGCATAAACCACATTAAAAcccatcaacaacaacaaaatatcaGGTTTGTTAGGCATACAAGCACATATTCAGAtcacagatctatatattaatataatggaTAGATCTATATCCTGATGGTCCCCCCTCTCCATTTCTTTTTCATCACATGTCTCATGCACACCTAAATACTCTCAATGAAAATACGTTTCAAACGCAGATAAAGGGAAATGATTCTGGCTAACATTGTCAAAAAGACATAAGATCTATTGCAGTGGGTCAGTGAGGGCCAAGCCATTTCGATCAAAATACAAACTGAACTGAGCCTTGGGGCTTCATCAGCACAGTGACTTCACCAGAAGTATCTAAGAGCGGAGAGCAGCACATTACGGGCCGAATTGGAGCCACTACTGCAAGTAGgatgtttgatataaaaaaatgtcattctaTTATGTTTGTCAATGTTCAGATTCATAAGGAAGTACAGACATAGAAAGATGAGAACGCTAcatcctgccccccccccccaacaaactTTTACGTCTGATCGACAATCTTTTTTCTCGATCAAATTGTCAACAGCCGCACGCGTACATACTCCAGGAAATATTAATTGTAGATGTGTCTGCGTATGTGTGATAgaaactctgtgtgtgtgtgtgtgtttgtttgtgtgttaagTTTAGCCTCTGGCAGATGACCTCAATTTCAACTTCGATTAGGGATCATCCAATTATGACGTCTAGAAGAAGACCGAAGAAAGGAGGGGCTTAGACTCTACAGCGTGTCTGTGATGTACAGTGAGCATTTTAACTTCTTTTGTTGTCaactattttcaactaattctatacaaatgaaGTACAAATTAGTTATTTTCTAAGTGGTGGATATAAAGTTCgaaattggaatattataaGACATATAAAGAGTTTTCATCAGGATTGGAAAATCGGAAAACAAGAGCATCCGGCTACTAATATAATTGATAAGAAAGTCGttgctatgattgatgtaaagaTGTAAAACAATGGAAGGATAAAGTGCACAGATTGTTTCTATACAATcagaatatttgacatttcGTGACCATATTAACAAGAAGTCTTTATTGAATAAAGAATTTCCATAAGATGATGGAACTGTTGTGTAGATAAACCCATAAACGAAAGTGTATCTatcatgttgaaaagttttttaatgtttgagaAAACCACGTAAATATATACTTATAAGAGTCAGAATTACTCTAAGcatctttgtattttgtttgacagcacacctgacatagcacacaCTGATCAGATTCATAAGTTATAGGATTTTAATGGAGAACAAAGCTGGTGAGATCTACTTGAtatcttaaaatgtctagaaaggAGTGAGCTTGAATTTCTGACATGTCGAGCTCAGGAATATAAACAATGCAGCTTCGGTGTATGGAGCCATAAAGGAGTACAGGAGTACAATTTTAAGAACCAACAGAAAATCTGTTTAATACATATgtataaaagttcccctttcaaaccttgtggtctatagggcagacgatgtaaatatcatctatttctgtggcctatggttaacgagttaacgagggtgtcatgtagccagcacaacgaccaaccgcctttacttttccccaactaatgtcaggtacccattagagctaggtgaaCTCAAAGGCTCCCACTCTGCCACCGCGCCTACAATTATACAATTATATTacaatcttttttctttttcagaaaatGCTTCTTGCCTAAAATGTTTGGTACAATGgaaaaaatgttttcgttctAAAATTATTGCCTTTAGAGGCGCAGCTTAAGATCTATTGCCAGAAGTCTTTTGTTTTACCTATCTTTGCTTAAGAGTACATAAGAGTAGATCCACCTTTAAACTATTGACAAAGTGGTGGCTAATTAAACTTTTTCCTTACCAAAAGTATAACATGTTCGACACTTAAGGTTGCATTGTTGCACAATTGAACTATAGATAAATTgtacaaaatgaattttataatttaattgaCACTCATTTTATAGCTTTTTAACAATCAATT is part of the Biomphalaria glabrata chromosome 2, xgBioGlab47.1, whole genome shotgun sequence genome and harbors:
- the LOC106055583 gene encoding solute carrier family 15 member 4-like encodes the protein MVSVSPDRDRRKVLVTLSILGTEMCERLAFYSVSANMVLFGTSTLGLDTVDATSISLAFSALANLFPVVGGYISDSWLGRFRTILFSGILNVVAMLFIQCAAIDFHDWFEKDLTQVGKRVVYLVGLFLLTVGTGGLKANISPFGAEQLDSLGKEAVQSFFNWFYWVINIGALVAYAGVAYLQQNVSFTWGLFLPLVVTLLQIILFVLPRNMYTRTRPAGKIWTTSYSPILPPLALSAYSPRSVLVVALKILRQGCCHRPPHPDPKLPEGSERKLFARAKTNFGGSFNDVTVEGLADVISVLPFCLLVIMYYAIYSQTTSSFFVQSERLDVRLGSINVPAAMLNTIGNISIIILIPVIDRLFYPCMKKIGLPLTYLKRIGAGMVLSVVAVVVAGVVEIYRKDVMNQPGGSHVQVLANENFTASSMSVFVQVPQFAIVGASEIFTSVTCLEFAYTQAPASLQGLLTGLFLAAWGIGNLVSMAILLVVERATILDPWYGDEINHVKMENLMFLLAGLMAANFVIFCGVALRFKYKETAPNLNSAEHKDKIEHQTEGTTHKPLEL